One window of the Granulicella arctica genome contains the following:
- a CDS encoding DUF4062 domain-containing protein has product MYEDLDKIATLKFGKEMESISVQTRDRVREMQNEYAARSGASGGRSGQQEAAIGRAQMEGAERLVQRFFEIWVDLVKRSKGHLDQKDIGFILPKVEGLAQSQVRNLRTAFHQQRAGAVVNVLAQEADLRMTAAAANARRELNIMVREHEAFSNEAKTRDGSTRIDMEGKLTRRSAELLNILIASPSDVVEERDVVERVILDWNASHLASTGVMLHPVRWESHAYPASGDHPQSLINRQIVDSGDILIGIFGYKLGTPTDKAQSGTIEEIEEFRAAGKYVALYFSTADVPRSADRDQLAALARYKVDRQKDTLYFDFEDATALRNHLTRHLPKIVADVRGQIGSRSTVTQPTVEPQSPSSLMLADLISELEDNFDCASRPRTGDTYRRPSSREWLENRNKLSLPSDLLSDLKTTYNRISSWADMVASGLSPNIGSAALEMIVSDLRMSLPSLIERLRRNLNHSGKGSK; this is encoded by the coding sequence ATGTACGAAGACCTCGATAAGATTGCGACGCTGAAGTTCGGCAAAGAGATGGAGTCTATCTCGGTCCAGACTCGTGACCGCGTTCGAGAGATGCAAAACGAATATGCAGCCCGCTCCGGTGCCTCAGGGGGCCGGAGTGGCCAGCAAGAAGCTGCGATCGGTCGGGCACAAATGGAGGGTGCGGAGCGGTTAGTTCAACGCTTTTTTGAGATTTGGGTCGATCTAGTGAAGCGCTCCAAAGGGCACCTCGATCAGAAAGACATCGGATTCATTCTGCCCAAGGTTGAAGGGCTTGCGCAATCTCAGGTCCGGAATCTGCGTACAGCATTCCACCAGCAACGAGCAGGAGCCGTCGTCAATGTTCTGGCGCAAGAGGCCGACCTACGGATGACGGCGGCTGCAGCCAACGCGCGACGCGAGTTAAATATCATGGTTCGCGAGCATGAAGCATTTTCAAACGAAGCTAAGACCAGAGACGGTTCCACGCGAATCGATATGGAGGGCAAGCTTACGAGACGTTCCGCTGAATTATTAAACATTCTCATCGCGTCGCCATCAGATGTTGTGGAAGAGAGGGACGTGGTTGAAAGAGTCATCCTAGACTGGAACGCCTCTCATTTGGCGAGCACGGGAGTGATGTTGCACCCAGTTCGGTGGGAGAGCCATGCCTATCCTGCATCAGGTGATCATCCACAATCCCTTATCAATCGGCAGATCGTAGATTCCGGCGACATCCTTATAGGAATTTTCGGCTACAAACTAGGTACACCCACCGACAAGGCCCAGTCGGGAACGATCGAAGAGATCGAAGAGTTTCGAGCGGCCGGCAAGTATGTTGCGCTCTACTTTTCGACTGCCGATGTGCCGCGTAGCGCAGACCGAGACCAGCTCGCAGCACTCGCCCGTTACAAAGTGGATCGACAAAAAGACACTCTGTATTTCGACTTCGAGGACGCCACCGCACTTCGGAATCACCTGACGAGGCATCTGCCCAAGATCGTTGCCGATGTCCGGGGCCAGATCGGTTCACGCTCCACCGTAACTCAACCGACCGTAGAGCCGCAGTCACCGAGTTCGCTCATGCTGGCGGATCTGATTTCGGAGCTTGAGGACAACTTCGACTGCGCGTCTCGACCCAGGACTGGAGATACCTATCGCCGCCCATCAAGCAGAGAATGGTTGGAAAATCGCAACAAACTTTCATTGCCCTCGGATCTTCTGTCCGACCTGAAGACCACATACAACCGGATCAGCAGCTGGGCTGATATGGTGGCCTCAGGGCTGAGCCCAAACATCGGCAGCGCGGCTCTTGAGATGATTGTGTCTGATCTTCGAATGTCACTCCCATCGCTGATTGAGCGCTTGCGGAGAAACCTCAACCATAGCGGCAAGGGATCAAAATAG
- a CDS encoding DUF3108 domain-containing protein — MRDRFLLRAHDLRPIQLDTDRDGSPHVHLKYSDRHISGWKTVGATKKPIEVELSGPVWDGNLWGLTLASLPLTAGTDLTLPTYQYDSA, encoded by the coding sequence ATGCGGGATCGCTTTCTTCTACGCGCACACGATCTACGCCCCATTCAACTGGACACGGATCGCGATGGTTCTCCACATGTTCATCTGAAGTATAGCGATCGGCACATCTCCGGTTGGAAGACGGTCGGAGCGACGAAGAAGCCGATCGAGGTTGAACTGAGTGGACCTGTCTGGGACGGTAATCTTTGGGGTCTGACGCTTGCGTCGTTGCCGCTCACAGCAGGTACGGATCTAACTCTGCCCACCTACCAGTACGATTCGGCCTAG
- a CDS encoding reverse transcriptase domain-containing protein, which translates to MISPLLANIYLHYAFDLWVDVWRKKYARGEVIVLRYADDIVLGFQWGTDADRFRKSLEERLGKFGLELHPEKTRRIEFGRYAEQNRKRRGEGKPETFDFLGFTHISGKNGNGSYAVRRMTIRKRMRKKLQEIKQQLKMRMHDPVPQTGAWLRSVVQGYFNYYAVPGNLDSLGLFRERVLRYWGQALKRRSQRHRYAWVRRLKLAAQWLPTPRVMHPWPLDRFAATHPR; encoded by the coding sequence GTGATCTCACCTCTCCTTGCCAACATCTATCTCCACTATGCGTTCGATCTCTGGGTTGATGTCTGGCGCAAGAAATATGCACGAGGCGAGGTGATCGTTCTCCGCTATGCGGACGACATCGTCCTCGGCTTCCAGTGGGGTACGGACGCAGACCGTTTTCGCAAGAGCTTGGAAGAACGGCTGGGGAAGTTCGGGCTGGAGCTGCACCCGGAAAAGACGCGCAGGATCGAGTTCGGGCGGTATGCCGAACAGAACCGGAAACGAAGAGGAGAAGGCAAACCGGAGACCTTCGACTTCCTTGGCTTCACGCATATCAGCGGGAAGAACGGGAACGGGTCTTATGCCGTGCGGCGCATGACGATCCGCAAGCGTATGCGAAAGAAGCTGCAGGAGATCAAGCAGCAACTCAAGATGCGCATGCATGATCCCGTGCCTCAGACTGGCGCGTGGCTCAGGTCAGTTGTACAGGGGTACTTCAACTACTACGCTGTACCGGGAAATCTCGATAGCCTCGGGCTGTTCCGGGAACGCGTGCTCCGCTACTGGGGGCAGGCGCTCAAGCGACGTAGTCAAAGACACCGGTACGCCTGGGTCCGTCGCCTCAAGCTGGCCGCACAATGGCTTCCTACACCGCGCGTGATGCATCCTTGGCCCCTTGACCGCTTCGCCGCCACTCATCCGAGATAG
- a CDS encoding reverse transcriptase domain-containing protein — translation MSHSNKIEQSMAESEEGRPLIKENIHQSSTRPTQSGVCVSQGLAGVRKAAREHKEMKFTSLLHHVTVDLLRSSFGSLKRRAAPGVDGVTWQEYESGLEGRLADLHSRVHRGSYRALPSRRVYIEKGDGRKRPLGIAALEDKIVQHAVVTILNNIYEEDFLGFSYGFRPGRSQHKALDALSYALVKRKVNYVLDADIQGFFDNLDKAWMIKFVEHRVADRRILRLIQKWLKAGVMEDGKWSDTETGTPQGSVITPLTQKVISSLTMWWRGGELAT, via the coding sequence ATGAGTCATTCGAACAAAATCGAGCAGTCGATGGCGGAGAGTGAGGAGGGAAGGCCGCTGATCAAGGAGAACATCCATCAGTCCAGCACGCGCCCGACACAGAGCGGGGTTTGCGTGTCACAGGGGCTGGCGGGTGTGCGGAAAGCAGCAAGGGAACACAAGGAGATGAAGTTCACCTCTCTGCTTCACCATGTCACGGTCGATCTGCTAAGGAGCAGCTTCGGTTCTCTGAAACGCAGGGCTGCACCCGGCGTAGATGGGGTGACGTGGCAGGAGTATGAATCCGGGCTGGAAGGTCGGCTTGCCGATCTGCACAGCCGGGTGCATCGCGGTTCGTATCGGGCGCTTCCATCGAGAAGGGTCTACATCGAGAAAGGCGACGGACGGAAGCGTCCGCTCGGGATCGCCGCACTGGAAGACAAGATCGTCCAGCACGCAGTGGTCACCATCCTCAACAACATCTATGAGGAGGACTTCCTCGGCTTCTCGTATGGTTTTCGTCCTGGGCGCAGCCAGCATAAGGCGCTGGATGCGTTGTCATACGCGCTCGTGAAAAGGAAGGTGAACTACGTTCTTGATGCCGACATCCAAGGCTTCTTCGATAACCTCGACAAAGCGTGGATGATCAAGTTCGTCGAGCATCGCGTCGCCGACCGCCGCATCCTGCGTCTGATCCAGAAATGGCTCAAGGCCGGGGTGATGGAGGACGGGAAATGGTCGGACACGGAGACAGGTACTCCGCAGGGATCGGTGATCACGCCCCTTACACAAAAGGTAATTTCGAGTTTGACCATGTGGTGGAGGGGTGGCGAACTAGCTACCTAG
- a CDS encoding NACHT domain-containing protein, which translates to MTSPASSGPAGSLFEGQVGGSYLLSLLLDVDARGVPGCRIHQIQFQRADESNPLDDVIVKAHDKAGRAATLEVQVKRSITFAPKDPVFRKVTGQIKEATDEPGFWSSNHQLAIAIARTTERIEKSYQDVLTWARNFESSAAFHARLARPGAGNDPMSTFVETFRNNLRECGGDSDDEFIWQLLRRLQILVFDFTAIGSASVELMQERAVRALHPSHADQAGNLWTTLTKLSLETAASGGEISREALVEELQKNYSLAARRVNFQALDKLAEDSELALSDIEDRVSGVRLQREKRVEAVRNALESKRYVEIRGDSGVGKSGILRHLAEELGAEAPVLIFSPIRTTPGGWGKFRDSIGYDGTCRELLTDLSLSGSAVLFIDNLDFFSPEAKSTVNDFVRIATSIAGISVIATARTEFGLVEPNWLSKESLAALGQAPTVFIPDLDEAEVDELRAGANRLSQLLSDSHPAKPIVRNLFRLSRLVNRDEAQPWPATEAEMARQWWSDGDGRADSLLRDRRRVLYRMAEHYLVSIEPYHSRSELAAALDSLIKSGTLRELRLDSVTFRHDVLREWAVGSLLSESPELIPKLPLEKRAPLDLDRGVELAARLAIENASDAAAWLAILGPVSQRPTHQTWRRAVLLSLVRSEISIRLIRTSAAVLLAEDAFLLRDLIRYVLAVEFESFGRRAKARGLEVPAGASQLRVPRNSSPMYLIMGLLVIHQYIPAIAIPEVAKLYSSYLMGTWGGDGLAPLILPKIYEWLLAIDQENEANPYGFVNRIFDGKLQEHQLKVLEGELRTSLVFFCDRTPQLAADYLTSFHGRVRSRDTRRSILEFRGKLAEVAPKELVDFTIETLIPPTPRRRDRSGLFPERPFENADIGFQPASPAQGPFLELLVASPEQGLRLVRHLVEYEVRFYRANTQDAHAIPILFSEQNNTFPWQDFYYWSRDYGNASATIVSALMALEAWAHKRIDEGETVEDVLADILATPSMSCAVLLVAIDVVLSHWPESAEAAIPLFASPELLCLEMTRDRHDNTVVPDFLGLKEIQKEPIGRATLESLKQRTSRRTNLYKVLSQYTFGPKEANLRLRSLLQRAAERLGPPEVKSDLGDPRQMVRHALNTLSSENWANASLPQPNGEDRPVIVYQEPPAEAAQMEPIRSKARPRLAESSLCIEIQAKLASTTPCTPEFIEQAIAWADRHVSVLDRIDEFDTSGERSSTTESVVVTAWLIARDGTNDLIRERGDWMRTVFIKAFAGNDEPSFMMRSGLSMNPRAIAFVGQTLLLYKDKRDGDFRLLLHFVVRSGYAAAHGFGVTIHALTTIHEHFVPAILRCAFLSAVMLDYGWRLTDEQKQVRAREHQAVLDAGVNEIANWLEGSSSEPAWPVFPLGRNDESDDQEEEAPRPAVHVNWQSAALWLKQAKPQFDPSKFGWPTEIVATYRNWTRDENGAGTDDKDNSDKSPQEWNEVYFDLESRCLSEQSPMQLDTTLESLLSRLPDNTLCSCVSELLVSVDRAYFERNALTAAQAAHIRANLIQRVQTTKLYGWNKDRDELSVTMYLAPALATIAFNDRGFRQSKCYLPTSFIEKADVFLPILETFLRDCTSPYLGLMYLNFMEVAPRPEHASFIATCSGIWLDRFPDSDRFWIEWQFGVRICTLLISIFQQAPEAFNDTVIPEVEHILSKLVSLGVPQAYELEQMIYYGQI; encoded by the coding sequence ATGACCAGCCCAGCATCCAGCGGACCTGCGGGTTCACTTTTCGAGGGACAGGTAGGAGGAAGTTACCTCCTGTCGCTGCTGCTAGACGTTGATGCTCGGGGTGTACCGGGCTGCAGGATTCATCAGATCCAGTTTCAACGTGCGGACGAGAGCAATCCGCTCGACGATGTCATCGTCAAAGCTCACGATAAAGCGGGCCGCGCGGCGACACTCGAAGTACAGGTTAAACGGAGCATTACTTTTGCTCCCAAAGATCCGGTGTTTCGCAAAGTCACGGGGCAGATCAAGGAGGCCACAGATGAGCCAGGGTTCTGGAGCAGTAATCATCAGCTTGCAATCGCAATAGCGCGCACGACAGAAAGGATTGAAAAATCCTATCAGGACGTTCTGACTTGGGCCCGCAACTTCGAATCATCAGCTGCGTTCCATGCACGTCTGGCTCGTCCTGGCGCGGGCAACGACCCCATGAGCACGTTCGTCGAAACCTTCCGCAACAACCTCCGGGAGTGCGGCGGGGATAGCGATGACGAGTTCATCTGGCAGCTGCTCCGGAGACTCCAGATTCTGGTCTTCGACTTCACAGCCATTGGATCTGCCTCGGTCGAGCTGATGCAGGAACGCGCGGTCCGAGCGCTCCATCCTTCCCATGCGGATCAAGCAGGCAATCTCTGGACGACTCTGACCAAACTCTCGCTCGAGACCGCGGCCAGTGGCGGCGAGATCTCTCGAGAGGCACTGGTCGAGGAGTTGCAGAAGAACTACTCTCTCGCCGCTCGACGCGTGAATTTCCAGGCATTGGACAAATTGGCCGAAGACTCTGAATTGGCCCTCAGCGACATCGAGGATCGCGTCTCAGGTGTCAGGTTGCAGCGTGAGAAACGGGTAGAAGCAGTACGCAATGCTCTCGAGTCAAAGCGCTATGTTGAGATCCGCGGCGACTCCGGTGTGGGTAAATCTGGGATACTGCGGCACTTAGCGGAGGAACTCGGGGCCGAGGCCCCCGTTCTTATCTTCAGTCCTATTCGGACCACTCCTGGCGGCTGGGGGAAGTTTCGGGACTCGATCGGCTACGACGGAACCTGCCGGGAACTACTGACAGATCTGTCGCTGAGTGGTTCTGCGGTGCTTTTCATCGACAATCTGGACTTCTTCAGCCCGGAGGCAAAGTCCACCGTCAACGATTTCGTGCGCATCGCCACATCCATTGCCGGGATCAGCGTCATCGCCACAGCCCGCACGGAATTTGGGCTTGTCGAGCCAAATTGGCTATCAAAAGAAAGCCTCGCCGCCCTTGGACAAGCACCAACCGTGTTTATCCCCGACCTCGACGAAGCCGAAGTGGATGAACTGCGTGCAGGAGCGAATCGACTTTCGCAACTGCTCTCCGATTCCCACCCTGCGAAACCAATCGTGCGCAATCTGTTCAGGTTGTCACGGCTTGTGAATCGCGACGAAGCTCAACCGTGGCCCGCAACCGAAGCCGAGATGGCAAGACAGTGGTGGAGCGATGGGGATGGGCGAGCGGACAGCTTGCTGCGGGACCGGCGCCGCGTGCTTTACCGCATGGCCGAGCACTATCTCGTGTCGATCGAACCTTATCACTCACGAAGCGAGCTCGCTGCCGCACTCGATAGTCTCATCAAGAGTGGGACTCTCCGCGAGTTGCGGCTTGACAGCGTAACGTTTCGACACGATGTCTTGCGGGAATGGGCGGTAGGCAGCCTGCTATCGGAGTCACCGGAGCTGATCCCGAAGCTGCCCCTTGAAAAGAGAGCTCCGTTGGATCTCGACCGTGGTGTGGAACTCGCCGCTCGGCTGGCGATCGAGAACGCCTCGGATGCGGCAGCCTGGCTAGCGATCCTCGGCCCGGTGAGTCAACGTCCAACTCACCAAACTTGGCGCCGAGCTGTGCTTCTTTCCCTCGTGCGATCGGAGATCTCGATCCGCCTGATACGGACTTCAGCCGCTGTTCTTCTCGCTGAAGATGCCTTCCTGCTCCGTGACCTAATCCGTTACGTCCTGGCCGTGGAGTTCGAGTCGTTCGGCAGGCGCGCCAAGGCGCGCGGTCTCGAGGTACCCGCAGGCGCCTCGCAGCTCCGGGTACCTCGCAACTCATCTCCGATGTATCTCATCATGGGCCTGCTGGTGATCCATCAGTACATACCGGCCATCGCCATCCCGGAAGTCGCTAAACTCTATAGCTCGTACTTGATGGGAACATGGGGTGGCGACGGTCTTGCACCACTGATCCTGCCCAAGATCTACGAGTGGCTACTGGCGATCGATCAAGAAAACGAAGCGAATCCATATGGCTTCGTCAATCGCATCTTCGACGGCAAACTGCAGGAGCATCAGCTCAAAGTTCTCGAGGGTGAGCTGCGCACATCCCTCGTTTTCTTTTGTGACAGGACCCCGCAGCTCGCAGCCGACTATCTCACGTCGTTTCATGGTCGAGTTCGCTCTCGTGACACCAGGCGTTCCATCTTGGAATTCCGCGGTAAGCTGGCGGAGGTTGCTCCCAAAGAACTTGTCGACTTTACGATCGAGACCCTCATCCCACCGACTCCACGCCGGAGAGACCGAAGCGGTCTATTTCCAGAGAGACCATTCGAGAACGCGGATATCGGGTTTCAGCCAGCGTCACCAGCCCAGGGCCCCTTCTTGGAGCTGTTGGTTGCGTCTCCTGAACAAGGCCTGAGACTCGTCCGTCATCTCGTCGAATACGAAGTCCGCTTCTACCGGGCCAACACACAAGATGCGCACGCGATTCCGATCCTCTTTAGCGAGCAAAACAATACCTTCCCCTGGCAGGATTTCTACTACTGGTCACGAGACTACGGAAACGCATCTGCAACGATTGTCTCAGCATTGATGGCGCTCGAGGCCTGGGCGCACAAACGCATCGATGAAGGGGAGACGGTGGAAGACGTCCTGGCGGATATTCTTGCGACACCCTCCATGTCATGCGCTGTGTTGCTGGTGGCGATCGACGTAGTGCTTTCGCACTGGCCAGAGTCTGCCGAGGCCGCGATACCACTGTTCGCGAGTCCGGAACTATTGTGCCTGGAGATGACGCGGGACCGCCATGACAATACCGTGGTTCCGGATTTTCTGGGCCTTAAGGAGATCCAGAAAGAACCGATCGGCCGTGCCACTCTTGAGAGCCTCAAGCAGAGAACTTCGCGTCGGACAAATCTATACAAAGTGCTCTCGCAATATACCTTCGGCCCGAAGGAAGCCAATCTAAGATTGCGGTCGTTACTGCAGCGAGCCGCCGAGCGCCTTGGGCCACCAGAAGTAAAGTCGGATCTTGGGGATCCTCGCCAGATGGTCCGGCATGCGCTGAACACCCTTAGCTCCGAAAACTGGGCCAATGCGTCGTTGCCCCAGCCCAACGGCGAAGACCGTCCCGTCATCGTCTACCAGGAGCCTCCCGCTGAGGCTGCCCAGATGGAGCCCATTCGCAGCAAGGCGAGACCTAGGCTTGCCGAAAGCTCCCTCTGCATAGAGATTCAAGCCAAGCTGGCGAGCACTACTCCCTGCACACCCGAGTTCATCGAGCAGGCTATAGCCTGGGCCGATCGGCACGTTTCTGTACTGGACCGGATCGACGAATTCGACACGAGCGGGGAACGCTCCTCCACCACGGAGTCCGTCGTGGTCACAGCGTGGCTCATCGCGCGGGACGGCACGAACGATCTCATCAGGGAACGCGGGGACTGGATGCGCACCGTCTTTATAAAAGCGTTTGCGGGCAACGACGAGCCGAGCTTCATGATGCGGAGTGGTTTGTCGATGAACCCTCGGGCCATCGCATTCGTCGGCCAGACCCTACTCCTATATAAAGACAAGCGCGATGGCGATTTCAGGCTTCTTCTTCACTTCGTCGTTCGCAGCGGATACGCTGCCGCGCACGGCTTTGGAGTCACCATCCATGCGCTCACAACGATCCATGAGCACTTTGTGCCCGCCATCCTCCGCTGCGCCTTCCTGTCTGCTGTAATGCTCGACTACGGATGGCGTTTGACGGACGAACAGAAACAAGTGCGCGCGAGAGAGCATCAAGCAGTTCTGGATGCGGGAGTGAACGAAATCGCTAATTGGCTGGAAGGATCGTCGTCCGAGCCCGCGTGGCCGGTCTTTCCGCTTGGGCGTAATGATGAATCCGACGATCAGGAGGAAGAGGCACCGCGTCCGGCAGTCCATGTGAATTGGCAGTCCGCAGCTCTTTGGTTGAAGCAGGCAAAGCCGCAGTTTGATCCATCAAAGTTTGGTTGGCCGACTGAGATTGTGGCGACCTATCGCAACTGGACCCGCGATGAGAATGGCGCAGGCACTGACGACAAAGATAACAGCGACAAGTCGCCCCAAGAGTGGAACGAAGTGTACTTCGACCTTGAATCACGTTGCCTCAGCGAACAGAGTCCCATGCAGTTGGACACCACGCTTGAAAGTCTTCTCTCTCGTCTGCCGGACAACACACTTTGCTCCTGCGTCTCCGAACTCCTGGTGAGCGTAGACCGTGCCTACTTCGAGCGAAACGCTTTGACAGCAGCTCAAGCCGCACATATCCGCGCCAATCTGATTCAACGCGTGCAGACCACAAAGCTTTACGGTTGGAACAAGGATCGCGACGAGCTCAGCGTCACCATGTACCTTGCGCCCGCACTGGCGACAATCGCGTTCAACGATCGCGGCTTCAGACAGTCGAAGTGCTATCTGCCGACCTCCTTCATCGAGAAGGCAGACGTCTTTCTACCGATTCTTGAGACCTTCTTGCGAGACTGCACCTCGCCCTACCTCGGACTCATGTACCTCAACTTCATGGAGGTCGCTCCTCGACCCGAGCACGCATCGTTCATCGCGACCTGTTCCGGTATCTGGTTAGACCGTTTCCCTGACAGCGATCGTTTTTGGATTGAGTGGCAGTTTGGTGTAAGAATTTGCACGCTCTTGATCTCGATCTTCCAGCAAGCACCCGAGGCGTTCAACGATACGGTCATACCCGAGGTCGAACATATCCTGAGCAAGCTCGTGAGTCTCGGAGTTCCACAGGCCTACGAACTGGAGCAGATGATCTACTATGGTCAGATCTGA
- a CDS encoding alpha/beta hydrolase: protein MKQSLATTNQETVDGEGGLKIFFRSWHPDATARAIVVIVPGFNAHSGYYEWVAEQFVADGLAVYAVDLRGRGNSDGERFYVEAFGDYVRDVEAVTAVVKSRDPGLPMFLLGHSAGGVVACLYTLDHQAELTGLICESFAHELPAPDFALAVFKGLSHVAPHAHILHLPNERFSRDPKVVETMDNDPLIAHETQPTQTMAAMVRADERLKREFSLITLPVLILHGTLDKNTKPSGSQHFYDMAGSTDKTLKLYEGGFHDLLNDIDKESVIVDIKSWVDGHLPATTGGQD from the coding sequence ATGAAGCAAAGTCTAGCTACAACAAATCAAGAAACGGTCGATGGTGAAGGCGGTCTAAAAATATTCTTTCGCTCGTGGCATCCGGACGCCACGGCTCGTGCGATCGTCGTCATCGTCCCTGGTTTCAATGCCCACAGCGGTTACTACGAATGGGTGGCCGAACAGTTCGTCGCCGATGGTCTGGCTGTATACGCTGTGGATCTGCGAGGCCGTGGCAATTCGGACGGCGAACGCTTCTACGTCGAAGCCTTTGGAGACTACGTGCGTGACGTCGAAGCGGTTACAGCAGTCGTAAAGTCGCGCGACCCAGGTCTCCCCATGTTTTTGCTCGGTCACAGCGCTGGCGGCGTTGTCGCATGCCTCTATACTCTCGACCACCAGGCTGAGTTGACCGGGCTAATCTGTGAAAGTTTTGCCCACGAGTTACCTGCTCCTGATTTTGCTCTCGCGGTTTTCAAGGGACTAAGCCATGTCGCGCCGCACGCCCATATCCTTCATCTTCCAAACGAGAGATTTTCTCGTGATCCTAAAGTCGTTGAGACAATGGACAATGATCCACTGATTGCCCATGAGACTCAGCCAACCCAGACGATGGCCGCGATGGTTCGGGCTGACGAGCGACTGAAGAGGGAGTTTTCTCTGATCACCCTGCCAGTTCTGATCCTGCATGGCACTCTTGATAAGAACACCAAGCCAAGCGGCAGCCAGCATTTTTACGATATGGCCGGTTCCACCGACAAAACGCTAAAGCTTTACGAAGGTGGCTTTCACGATCTTCTTAACGACATCGACAAGGAATCGGTCATCGTGGATATCAAGAGCTGGGTCGATGGACACCTTCCTGCCACCACTGGCGGCCAGGATTAA
- a CDS encoding recombinase family protein, whose amino-acid sequence MAAIYARVSSEQQREANTISSQTASLLEFARSHDLEVPKEWVFEDDGYSGATLERPGLEHVRDLAAEGHIQVALVYSPDRLSRKYAYQILLIEELARNGVETLFVKAPQGTSPEDQLLVQFQGMIAEYERAQILERSRRGKRHRAQSGEVSVMSGAPYGYRYIRRTDESPAAYTVLEDEARVVQRIYAMYTVEGLSIGEITRRLNTEGIPTRKASARWERSTIWAVLRNSAYCGVACFGKTRASSRVRVTRAQRRLGAVAPSMTACHERAREEWIEIPVPALVSEEDFARAQELLQENKIRSRRRTIEPSIVQGLVSCQKCGYAFSRTSTYTTARKIHYYKCIGSDSWRKLGGPVCDNRRLVRQDLLDQIIWNEVIRLLEDPTLIQQELDRRLAAARSSDPAKKREQSLQRELGHAGKSIERLLSAYQEALVSLEELRERMPLLRQREQKLRSELQAIADQANERAVFLRLAETLTAFLGRLHGAADTLSVIERQRIVRLVVKEVLVGDETITIRHSIPVSHGSPQGDFPPPSRVGAPNYLLCKGRDLTSPCQHLSPLCVRSLG is encoded by the coding sequence ATGGCAGCCATCTATGCGCGAGTATCATCCGAGCAGCAGCGGGAAGCGAACACGATATCGAGCCAGACGGCATCGCTGCTCGAGTTCGCCAGGAGTCACGATCTGGAGGTCCCGAAAGAGTGGGTCTTCGAAGATGATGGCTATAGCGGAGCGACGCTGGAGCGGCCTGGCCTTGAACATGTGAGAGACCTTGCCGCCGAAGGACACATCCAGGTAGCACTGGTGTACTCGCCGGATAGGCTGAGTCGTAAATATGCTTACCAGATTTTGTTGATCGAGGAGTTGGCCCGTAACGGAGTCGAGACGCTATTCGTAAAGGCACCGCAGGGGACCAGCCCGGAAGATCAACTGCTTGTGCAGTTCCAAGGGATGATCGCTGAGTATGAACGTGCGCAGATCCTCGAGCGATCGCGCCGCGGTAAGCGACATCGGGCCCAGTCGGGCGAAGTCAGTGTGATGAGTGGCGCGCCGTATGGATATCGCTATATTCGGAGGACCGACGAATCGCCTGCTGCCTACACTGTACTCGAAGACGAAGCGCGCGTGGTCCAGCGAATCTATGCCATGTATACGGTCGAGGGTCTCAGCATCGGCGAGATTACCCGCCGGCTCAACACCGAAGGCATCCCAACTCGCAAAGCAAGTGCTCGATGGGAACGCTCGACCATTTGGGCGGTGTTACGGAACTCTGCGTATTGTGGCGTCGCCTGTTTTGGTAAGACGCGCGCATCTTCACGGGTGCGCGTCACACGCGCGCAACGGCGGCTGGGTGCAGTGGCACCCAGCATGACGGCATGTCACGAACGCGCGCGTGAAGAGTGGATCGAAATCCCTGTGCCGGCGCTGGTGAGCGAGGAAGATTTTGCCCGTGCCCAGGAACTTTTGCAGGAGAACAAAATACGTTCGCGCCGACGCACCATTGAGCCAAGCATCGTGCAGGGATTGGTCAGCTGTCAGAAGTGCGGGTACGCTTTCTCGCGCACATCCACCTACACGACCGCACGCAAGATCCACTATTACAAATGTATTGGGTCGGATAGCTGGCGGAAACTCGGCGGTCCCGTTTGTGATAATCGCCGCTTGGTCCGCCAGGATCTGCTCGATCAGATCATCTGGAACGAGGTCATACGGTTATTGGAAGACCCCACTCTGATACAGCAAGAACTTGACCGCCGACTGGCGGCAGCTCGTTCCTCCGATCCAGCAAAGAAGCGTGAGCAGAGTCTGCAGAGAGAACTAGGGCATGCCGGAAAAAGTATCGAACGACTTCTCAGTGCCTACCAGGAGGCGCTCGTGTCCCTCGAGGAGTTGCGTGAGCGGATGCCGCTGTTACGCCAGCGCGAACAAAAATTGCGTTCGGAGCTGCAGGCAATCGCTGACCAGGCGAACGAACGGGCAGTCTTCCTGCGCCTGGCCGAGACGCTTACGGCGTTCCTTGGCCGCCTGCATGGCGCTGCTGATACGCTAAGCGTCATAGAACGTCAGCGAATCGTACGGCTCGTAGTGAAGGAAGTCCTGGTAGGAGACGAAACCATCACCATCCGCCACAGCATCCCAGTGTCACACGGCTCCCCTCAAGGCGATTTTCCACCGCCGAGTCGCGTCGGTGCCCCAAATTACCTTTTGTGTAAGGGGCGTGATCTCACCTCTCCTTGCCAACATCTATCTCCACTATGCGTTCGATCTCTGGGTTGA